From one Pseudomonadota bacterium genomic stretch:
- a CDS encoding FmdE family protein: MIDALKFHGHKCWASVAGVRIGLAALRTLNVKRSGGTQLYGIVEIGEDHGGMCFGDGVQYVTGCTFGKGNIRKEPYGKLAFTLIDKATNRSARVSYKPTLQKQIAESAFMRKRGMGIMPDEIPIEEQMELVNLVWDAPEADILITGEVISYKGEWFPEIMGFTPCAGCGELTAHAYLRVIGTRHVCIPCSGYDR; encoded by the coding sequence TTGATTGATGCGCTCAAGTTTCATGGTCACAAGTGCTGGGCAAGTGTGGCAGGCGTGCGCATCGGATTGGCAGCACTACGGACATTGAATGTAAAACGCTCCGGCGGCACACAGCTTTACGGCATTGTGGAGATCGGCGAAGACCACGGCGGAATGTGTTTTGGTGATGGTGTGCAATATGTAACCGGTTGTACCTTCGGCAAAGGTAATATCCGCAAGGAGCCTTATGGTAAGCTTGCATTCACGCTGATCGATAAGGCTACAAACCGTTCCGCCCGCGTAAGCTACAAACCGACATTACAAAAGCAGATTGCCGAATCGGCTTTTATGCGGAAGCGAGGCATGGGCATCATGCCCGATGAAATCCCCATCGAAGAGCAGATGGAATTGGTGAACCTCGTCTGGGATGCACCGGAAGCAGACATACTTATCACCGGCGAAGTAATCAGCTACAAAGGCGAATGGTTTCCGGAGATTATGGGTTTTACGCCGTGTGCCGGCTGCGGCGAATTGACGGCTCATGCATATCTGCGCGTGATTGGCACCAGGCATGTCTGCATACCCTGCTCGGGTTACGACCGGTAG